A stretch of the Schistocerca serialis cubense isolate TAMUIC-IGC-003099 chromosome 2, iqSchSeri2.2, whole genome shotgun sequence genome encodes the following:
- the LOC126456750 gene encoding dehydrogenase/reductase SDR family member 11-like has product MGMERYAGRVALVTGASSGIGAAIAQALLRRGLTVVGLARRVDRVKALELKDAPGKLYAIQGDVSNEDSILSAFKWIRENLSGVDILVNNAGLGNNYDLTTGNTEHWKRILDVNVLGLSICTREAVQDMLRRGVDDGFIIHINSLVGHRPPTYHNTAVYCASKHAVKVLLEGLRKDLVARNSKIRVGEVSPGAVRTEFLTNFPGIPANQYDLVPCLESEDVAEAVLYMLSQNPRVQVHDVIIHPTGSSY; this is encoded by the exons ATGGGCATGGAGAGGTACGCGGGCCGCGTCGCCCTGGTGACGGGCGCCAGCTCCGGCATAGGAGCCGCCATCGCGCAGGCGCTGCTCAGGAGGGGACTCACCGTCGTTGGGCTGGCCAGGAGGGTCGACAGGGTCAAG GCTCTAGAGCTGAAGGACGCCCCCGGtaaactttacgctattcaaggtgACGTTAGCAACGAGGACAGCATCCTCTCAGCATTCAAGTGGATCAGGGAAAACCTGTCCGGCGTCGACATTTTGGTTAATAACGCCGGCTTGGGAAACAACTACGATTTGACGA CTGGTAATACAGAACACTGGAAGCGCATCCTGGACGTCAACGTGCTGGGCCTAAGCATCTGTACCAGGGAGGCCGTGCAGGACATGCTGAGGAGGGGCGTCGACGACGGCTTCATCATCCACATCAACAG CCTGGTGGGACACAGACCGCCCACCTACCACAACACGGCGGTGTACTGTGCGAGCAAGCACGCCGTCAAGGTGCTGCTGGAGGGACTGCGGAAGGACCTGGTCGCCAGAAACAGCAAAATCCGCGTTGGG GAAGTTTCTCCGGGAGCTGTGCGAACTGAGTTCCTCACGAACTTCCCTGGAATTCCTGCGAACCAGTACGACTTGGTTCCCTGCCTGGAGTCGGAAGACGTCGCGGAGGCCGTCCTCTACATGCTGTCGCAGAACCCACGAGTCCAG